From one Peredibacter starrii genomic stretch:
- the rlmN gene encoding 23S rRNA (adenine(2503)-C(2))-methyltransferase RlmN translates to MRTSFYQYTLPELQELFALQGLPSSGPGLMFNWHYKKRKTEPCVIDLAKKSIAYVAENFSFDLPTLDTVHESQDKTVKFLFKFKDDLKVETVLIPFNGKYTICISSQVGCAMKCSFCHTGTQGLKRNLSTEEIIGQFLEAQRWLSANRPEDDRILNIVFMGQGEPLHNFDAVKKACEIFLTQHGLSLAPHKITISTAGYLPGLQRWKAEMPKVNIAVSLHSVIKEKRDKLIPINQRYPVEDVMKFAEEIPEGRTRFVTYEYLMIKNFNDSDEDAHITGRALAGKNVYISLIPFNPFPGTEYERPEMHEVDHFKTILDSYKIPTLIRKTKGDEILAACGQLHSGKNK, encoded by the coding sequence ATGAGGACCTCTTTTTATCAATACACTTTGCCGGAACTACAAGAGCTCTTTGCTCTTCAAGGCCTTCCTTCGTCGGGACCGGGCCTCATGTTCAATTGGCACTATAAAAAGAGAAAGACCGAACCCTGTGTGATTGATCTCGCTAAAAAAAGCATCGCTTATGTGGCCGAGAATTTTTCCTTCGACCTACCAACTCTTGATACGGTTCATGAATCACAGGACAAAACGGTAAAGTTTCTTTTCAAATTTAAAGACGATCTGAAAGTTGAAACCGTGCTCATTCCATTTAACGGGAAGTACACCATTTGTATTTCTTCTCAAGTCGGCTGTGCCATGAAATGCAGCTTCTGCCATACCGGTACCCAAGGGTTAAAGCGCAACCTTTCAACAGAAGAAATCATAGGTCAATTTTTAGAGGCCCAGCGTTGGCTCTCTGCCAATCGTCCGGAGGATGATCGTATTTTAAATATCGTTTTTATGGGCCAGGGTGAACCTCTCCATAACTTCGATGCAGTTAAAAAGGCCTGTGAGATTTTTCTCACACAACATGGTCTCTCTCTTGCTCCTCATAAAATCACGATTTCAACTGCGGGTTACCTTCCTGGACTTCAACGCTGGAAGGCCGAGATGCCTAAAGTAAATATCGCCGTCTCTCTTCACTCAGTCATTAAAGAGAAGCGGGATAAACTCATTCCGATCAATCAGCGATATCCAGTGGAAGACGTGATGAAGTTTGCGGAAGAGATTCCAGAAGGTCGCACACGTTTTGTGACTTATGAATATCTCATGATCAAAAACTTCAATGACTCGGATGAGGACGCTCACATCACCGGGCGAGCTCTTGCAGGAAAGAACGTCTACATCAGCCTCATTCCTTTTAACCCATTTCCAGGTACCGAGTACGAGCGACCTGAGATGCATGAGGTGGATCATTTTAAAACGATTCTCGACAGCTATAAGATTCCCACACTCATTAGAAAGACCAAGGGTGATGAGATTCTAGCAGCTTGCGGCCAGCTC
- a CDS encoding DUF3617 domain-containing protein: MKFLLLFLVSTEVFAALDMKPGLWAVDMKVYDDNKTVDITKEMKKDMTKLKDQMGKHASIGEDGKLRVCYSEKLLNSPEILTSSRQSNCKTDVVKDTPTLVSTRFKCNDGTSGNSNWRVKNAKNYYGKLHMVTPNGEPTDIKYTGSFISSDCGEIKPLL; encoded by the coding sequence ATGAAATTCCTTCTTCTATTTCTGGTGAGTACTGAGGTCTTTGCGGCCCTTGATATGAAACCCGGACTATGGGCCGTGGATATGAAAGTCTATGATGACAACAAGACGGTCGACATCACCAAAGAAATGAAGAAGGACATGACGAAACTAAAAGATCAGATGGGTAAACATGCCTCGATTGGTGAGGATGGAAAACTTCGGGTGTGCTACTCCGAGAAACTTCTCAATAGTCCTGAAATCCTGACTAGCAGCCGGCAATCAAACTGCAAAACCGATGTGGTGAAGGACACTCCCACTCTGGTTTCGACCCGTTTTAAATGCAACGACGGCACCTCAGGTAACTCCAACTGGAGGGTTAAAAACGCCAAAAACTACTATGGGAAGCTCCATATGGTGACCCCAAATGGCGAACCTACTGATATTAAGTACACCGGAAGCTTCATTTCCTCCGACTGCGGTGAAATTAAACCACTCCTCTAG
- a CDS encoding YbhB/YbcL family Raf kinase inhibitor-like protein — protein MDFTLSSTSLTPGQSVPKHFIFNGFGCQGDNISPALSWEGAPVETKSFAVTVFDPDAPTDHGWWHWAVVNIPSHVNSLEEGASNNRTLPKEAIEVITDFNKTGYGGPCPPKGDKPHRYIFTVHALRKELDVRPNTNGVSIEKKIEANSLARASFTVQYGR, from the coding sequence ATGGATTTTACACTTTCTTCTACCTCTTTGACTCCTGGCCAATCAGTTCCAAAACACTTCATCTTCAATGGATTTGGTTGTCAGGGCGACAACATCTCCCCTGCTCTTAGTTGGGAAGGAGCACCGGTTGAGACAAAAAGTTTTGCGGTCACAGTGTTTGATCCAGATGCGCCCACTGATCACGGATGGTGGCATTGGGCAGTGGTGAATATTCCTTCTCATGTAAATTCTTTAGAAGAAGGTGCATCCAATAACCGCACTCTTCCTAAAGAGGCGATTGAAGTCATAACCGACTTCAATAAGACCGGTTATGGTGGGCCATGTCCTCCTAAGGGTGATAAGCCTCATCGTTATATCTTCACCGTGCATGCTCTAAGAAAAGAACTGGATGTGAGACCAAATACCAATGGTGTTTCGATTGAAAAAAAGATCGAGGCCAATAGTCTCGCAAGGGCAAGCTTCACAGTTCAATACGGAAGGTAA
- the rlmF gene encoding 23S rRNA (adenine(1618)-N(6))-methyltransferase RlmF, whose protein sequence is MANKMRSAYSRFMHPRNRHQSRYDLEALKKSHPPLAPFIIKNKFGDESVDFANPDAVKTLNQAILKHFYQVDWDIPKNFLTPPIPGRADYIHFMADVIGTGPKKVLDIGVGANCVYPIIGNSEYGWEFVGSDINPEALKAAQQILNKNPNLKVELRLQKTSGIFKGIIGEKDFFNLTICNPPFHSSKEEAEAGTTRKWKNLGKHKAPVLNFGGTSSELWTKGGEIAFIKQMILESAEFKSQVEWFSTLVSKSENLQQIYRALEKVKIKNVQTIEMSQGQKKSRAVMWQF, encoded by the coding sequence ATGGCCAATAAGATGCGAAGCGCCTACTCTAGATTTATGCATCCAAGAAACCGTCATCAGTCCCGCTATGATTTAGAGGCCTTAAAGAAGAGTCATCCTCCTCTGGCGCCTTTTATTATCAAAAATAAGTTTGGGGATGAGTCAGTGGACTTCGCAAATCCTGATGCGGTCAAGACCCTTAACCAGGCAATTCTCAAACACTTCTATCAAGTCGACTGGGACATTCCGAAAAATTTCCTGACTCCACCTATCCCAGGTCGCGCGGATTATATCCACTTCATGGCAGACGTGATCGGAACTGGACCAAAGAAGGTTCTGGATATTGGTGTTGGTGCCAACTGCGTTTATCCCATCATTGGAAACTCTGAGTATGGTTGGGAATTTGTAGGATCAGATATTAATCCAGAGGCATTGAAGGCCGCGCAGCAGATTCTTAACAAGAATCCAAATTTAAAAGTTGAACTGAGACTTCAAAAAACTTCAGGAATTTTTAAAGGCATTATCGGAGAGAAAGATTTTTTTAATCTCACCATCTGTAATCCTCCTTTTCATTCTTCAAAAGAAGAAGCGGAAGCAGGCACGACTCGCAAATGGAAAAATCTTGGCAAACATAAAGCACCGGTGCTGAACTTCGGTGGCACAAGTTCCGAGCTCTGGACCAAGGGCGGAGAAATCGCTTTCATTAAACAAATGATTCTCGAGAGTGCAGAGTTTAAATCTCAAGTTGAATGGTTTTCTACTCTGGTGTCTAAGAGCGAAAATCTACAGCAGATTTATCGGGCTTTAGAAAAAGTTAAAATCAAGAATGTTCAAACAATTGAAATGTCCCAAGGCCAGAAAAAAAGTCGGGCAGTCATGTGGCAGTTTTAA
- a CDS encoding nucleotide pyrophosphohydrolase gives MKTIDLPKIQQIVKQFAEERDWDKFHSVKNLSMALTVESSELMEIFQWLTEDESNRAHLDPKLKTKIEDEVADVFIYLLRIVGKTDMDLEQAILNKMQKNIEKYPVDKARGNSKKYTDL, from the coding sequence ATGAAAACCATCGATCTGCCTAAAATCCAACAAATCGTGAAACAGTTTGCCGAAGAACGTGACTGGGATAAATTCCATTCCGTAAAAAATCTCTCGATGGCCCTGACGGTTGAGAGTTCGGAACTGATGGAGATCTTTCAGTGGCTCACGGAAGATGAATCTAATCGCGCGCATCTAGATCCGAAACTTAAAACCAAGATTGAGGATGAAGTGGCGGATGTTTTTATTTATCTTTTAAGGATCGTTGGAAAGACCGACATGGATTTAGAGCAGGCGATTTTAAATAAAATGCAGAAGAATATTGAGAAATACCCCGTGGACAAAGCACGGGGTAATTCTAAGAAGTATACTGATCTTTAG